A portion of the Thermus thermamylovorans genome contains these proteins:
- a CDS encoding AAA family ATPase: MGLRRIDLTAQVEPIRWAWEGLLPKGFVSMVGALPGEGKTVLLTALAWQAARPQGELLGRGVEPGPVVYLDFDAATGDGRATRRWLEAHQAAFPDGDMGKIVLLEPDGDTYGLGEKEMEELEGVVREVGAGLVILDSFMAAFPLDPVKLHQVQSAMWWLRRLALRTGAAVAVVDHLPKPVGGERAGARGLLGSIAKTAQSRAVHILTRVPPAEVQGRHVLKWEVLKSSFASIPEPFGVELIFSLGRVEVAETPLPEGTANPKRDKARRAMLELLNAQAGNLVPKAELVQAAVEAANIARKTAERYLKELAEELALEKVHLPGQGAPVAYRLQDASLYGEDVPKPQESPSSSQKVLEHPPVPKPSPVPKPDPLEGNWEDWGEIPDPEEVGE; the protein is encoded by the coding sequence ATGGGGCTCAGGCGCATTGACCTCACCGCCCAAGTGGAGCCCATACGGTGGGCTTGGGAAGGGCTTCTGCCCAAGGGCTTCGTGAGCATGGTGGGGGCCCTGCCCGGGGAGGGGAAGACCGTCCTCCTCACCGCCCTGGCCTGGCAGGCCGCCCGCCCCCAGGGGGAGCTCCTGGGGCGGGGGGTGGAGCCGGGTCCCGTGGTCTACCTGGACTTCGACGCGGCCACCGGGGACGGGCGGGCCACCCGGAGGTGGCTTGAGGCCCACCAGGCCGCCTTCCCGGATGGGGATATGGGCAAAATCGTCCTCCTGGAGCCGGACGGCGATACCTACGGCCTGGGGGAGAAGGAGATGGAGGAGCTGGAGGGGGTGGTGCGGGAGGTGGGGGCCGGGCTGGTCATCCTGGACAGCTTCATGGCCGCCTTCCCCTTGGACCCGGTGAAGCTCCACCAGGTGCAAAGCGCCATGTGGTGGCTTCGCCGCCTCGCCTTGAGGACCGGGGCGGCGGTGGCGGTGGTGGATCACCTGCCCAAGCCCGTGGGGGGCGAGCGGGCAGGGGCTCGAGGCCTCCTGGGCTCCATCGCCAAGACCGCCCAATCCCGGGCGGTGCACATCCTGACCCGCGTCCCACCCGCAGAGGTGCAGGGACGGCACGTCCTGAAGTGGGAAGTGCTTAAAAGCTCCTTTGCGTCCATCCCCGAGCCCTTCGGCGTGGAGCTCATCTTCAGCCTGGGGCGGGTGGAGGTGGCCGAAACCCCCTTGCCGGAGGGCACGGCCAACCCCAAGCGGGACAAGGCCCGTAGGGCCATGCTGGAGCTCCTGAACGCCCAAGCCGGGAACCTGGTGCCCAAGGCCGAACTGGTCCAGGCCGCGGTGGAGGCGGCCAACATCGCACGCAAGACGGCGGAGCGCTACCTGAAGGAGCTGGCCGAGGAGCTTGCCTTGGAGAAAGTTCACCTCCCCGGCCAGGGAGCCCCGGTGGCCTACCGCCTCCAGGATGCCTCACTCTATGGGGAGGATGTTCCAAAACCCCAAGAAAGCCCTTCCTCATCGCAAAAGGTTTTGGAACACCCCCCCGTTCCAAAACCCTCCCCTGTACCAAAACCTGACCCCCTGGAAGGGAACTGGGAGGACTGGGGCGAAATCCCGGACCCCGAGGAGGTGGGTGAATGA